In the Clostridium cellulovorans 743B genome, AACTACAAAAGGGGACTTATATTCTTTACATCTTTCCATTTGTTTTTCCATATAGTATTGGAAAAGTTCTGGTGTGGTGCCTTTCATAATCATTCCGTCGTAAGACCTTCGTGGAGTATTATCCCAATCTGTGAAGCCTCCTAAAATTGTGTTGTCTTGCTTTGGAGTTCTATTTATGATGTTTTCCCAACAGTTTTTATATGAAAAGCTACTTTCTAAAATTCCTATATTAAATTTTTTAAGCAGCTTATTTAAAATACGATTTTTTAACATTAAGAACCTTGAAAATAAATATTTTTGTTTTGAAATACCATATCTTAAGGTATACATCGGTTCACGCTCAAATACAGCATCACATTTTCCTTTATCTAAGGTAGAACGTGGACCTATTGTTTTCACAAAGTATATTCCATCAAAACCTAGTTTCTTGGCTTTCTCATTCCAGCACTGAATAAATTCGTCCAGCTTTTTAAAATTATTTGCTTCAAAAATAAAAAAGACAGGCTTATTTTCTAACTTAATATATCTTTTATCTATGAAATAATCCTTGCAGTAATCAAAATGAGCTATCCAATCCTGTTTATCACCATACTCTTGCTTAAATAATAATTCTGGTTCACGTCCAAACCAGTTTCTTCGCCAATCATGATTTGCCCAGTATAGGCAAAATTCTGTAGCTATATCTTTATTTTTTAATAGTAATTCAGTAGGTTTTTCCAATAATTTTTGCCCTTTAGAATAGTAATGATATATGGCAAATCCATCAATTCCATGATCTTTTGCTATATTTGATTGCCACCTTAGGGTATCTACATCAGTTAATTCATAATAATCATTGTTTAAAGGAGCTCTTGGCTGATAATGATTCTTGTATAGAGGTTTTGCATTTTTGCAAGCTACCCATTCGGTGTATCCCTTTCCCCACCAATTATTATTGTATTCTGTCTCGTAAAACTGAGGTAAGTAAAGCGCTAATATTTTTGTGTCCAATGATTTTCCTCCAGATATAACTTATTAAACAATAATAGAATCTTTAAGAATTTCGGTAAAGGATGTTTTTGCACTTTCAGCGGAGTAATTATCCCTTCCAAAGTTAAAGGCATTTAAGGTCATTTCGCTATAAGTAGTATTATCCAAGCTTATTGCAAACCTTAATTTTGATACAAACATATCTATATTTCCTTCTTCTACTAGAAATCCTGTGTTGCCGTCTATAACTTGTTCAGATATTGCGCCAACATCAAAGGAAATAACCGGTCTAGAATGTTTATAGGCATCCATTATTACACCAGATTGTGTTGCAGATTCATAAGGGAGTATGATCCAATCTGCTTTAAAAAAGTAATTATGCATTTCTTCAAATTCAA is a window encoding:
- a CDS encoding glycoside hydrolase family 99-like domain-containing protein, whose product is MDTKILALYLPQFYETEYNNNWWGKGYTEWVACKNAKPLYKNHYQPRAPLNNDYYELTDVDTLRWQSNIAKDHGIDGFAIYHYYSKGQKLLEKPTELLLKNKDIATEFCLYWANHDWRRNWFGREPELLFKQEYGDKQDWIAHFDYCKDYFIDKRYIKLENKPVFFIFEANNFKKLDEFIQCWNEKAKKLGFDGIYFVKTIGPRSTLDKGKCDAVFEREPMYTLRYGISKQKYLFSRFLMLKNRILNKLLKKFNIGILESSFSYKNCWENIINRTPKQDNTILGGFTDWDNTPRRSYDGMIMKGTTPELFQYYMEKQMERCKEYKSPFVVINAWNEWAEGAYLEPDEKYGYAFLNAIKNCKNVKSGE